The sequence GCGTTTATTGGGTTTTAAGGAGTTTTATATGCATCTATTTCGTTCATCATTAGTGATGTTATTATTACTCACATTGATAACTGGGCTCGCCTATCCTTTGCTTATTACAGGATTAGCCAACCTTATTTTTCCTTGGCAAGCGAATGGCTCACGGATTTACCAAGACAATAAACTTATTGGCTCTGAACTGATTGGGCAACAATTTACGCGAAATGATTATTTTAAAAGTCGTCCATCAATGACGTCAGAAATGCCTTATAACAGTATGGCATCAGGCGCCAGCCAACTAGCAACATCAAATCCATTACTTCTTAATGAGATAACTAAGCGTGTTCAAGTATGGAAAAAAATAACCCATAATCAACACGTTGTTCCTGTTGATTTAGTGACGGCATCAGGAAGTGGGCTTGATCCTCATATTTCATTACAAGCCGCTTATTATCAAATTGAAAACATTGCATATTCTCGTCAACTCACTAAAAATGAAATTAAGCAATTAATAAAAGACAATACAACATCGCCGCTAATGTCATTTATGGGGAAGCCTGTTGTGAATGTATTTATGCTAAATCAAGCACTTGATAAATTAAGTGCAGAAAAACAGCAAAAAGTGAGTACTCAATAAAATGGAACTCGATCACGATCAGCAATGGCAACGTCCCT comes from Proteus vulgaris and encodes:
- the kdpC gene encoding potassium-transporting ATPase subunit KdpC codes for the protein MHLFRSSLVMLLLLTLITGLAYPLLITGLANLIFPWQANGSRIYQDNKLIGSELIGQQFTRNDYFKSRPSMTSEMPYNSMASGASQLATSNPLLLNEITKRVQVWKKITHNQHVVPVDLVTASGSGLDPHISLQAAYYQIENIAYSRQLTKNEIKQLIKDNTTSPLMSFMGKPVVNVFMLNQALDKLSAEKQQKVSTQ